One region of Corvus moneduloides isolate bCorMon1 chromosome 33, bCorMon1.pri, whole genome shotgun sequence genomic DNA includes:
- the LOC116437154 gene encoding uncharacterized protein LOC116437154 isoform X1 yields MAQDICSSPGHGDLPAPAFDVTPTAAKEGEQVILQCQISWKSPVTRIIFCKDGVQVHSLKAQQGQGNYVTFFPMARENAGTFTCGYQQKDNSNRVRNSALSAPTNLRVTGSGSSSQAGTFTDDITPTCLQTNYRDIMIGLVVISLLLLAATTYSFVRKGACRERCQRQQQVPSHEAKVTEDNEIQSGQAGAEQQHRIRPGEALPQPAPVAPARRVPRDNRPRRPLLSGTAPALGKWGWGVQLGLAWAWLCWPRAGSWEPWGCSCSCSSDHGLHLSLPTPTPTHHGTVGFSGLPAAPSGFVPVPRTLPCASPLARVHQLLWGIARAWLGRATPPHKAWPGQHGYTQPLPPHQKCILDDLNQICVCDLHVYLQCLMDQYTQNLSHILYTDTLS; encoded by the exons atgGCCCAGGAcatctgcagctccccagggcatg GTgacctcccagctcctgcctttgacGTGACCCCCACTGCTGCAAAGGAAGGAGAACAGGTCATATTGCAGTGCCAAATTTCTTGGAAATCTCCTGTCACCAGAATCATCTTCTGCAAGGACGGGGTGCAGGTGCACAGCCTGAAAGCCCAACAGGGACAGGGGAACTACGTCACCTTTTTCCCCATGGCAAGGGAGAACGCAGGGACATTCACATGTGGATACCAGCAGAAGGACAACAGCAACCGAGTGAGGAACTCTgccctcagtgctcccacaaACCTGAGGGTCACAG gcagcgggtccagctcccaggcagggacATTCACTGATG ATATCACTCCAACGTGCCTCCAGACCAATTACAGAGACATCATGATAGGGCTCGTGgtcatctctctcctccttctgGCTGCAACCACCTATTCTTTTGTGAGGAAAG ggGCCTGCAGAGAGAGATGCCAAAG gcagcagcaagtTCCCAGCCACGAGGCCAAAGTGACCGAGGACAATGAAATACAGT ccgggcaggcaggagctgaacagcagcacagaataCGCCCCGGTGAGGCCCTCCCGCAGCCAGCCCCGGTAGCTCCAGCACGGCGAGTGCCCCGGGACAATCGCCCACGCCGGCCTTTGCTctctggcacagctcctgcactgggaaaatggggctggggggtccaGCTGGGGCTTGCTTGGGCTTGGCTGTGCTGGCCaagggctggcagctgggagccttggggctgctcctgcagctgctcctctgaccATGGTCTccacctctcccttcccacccccactCCCACCCACCATGGCACAGTGGGGTTTTCAggcctccctgcagctcccagtgggtTTGTCCCCGTCCCCAGGACCCTGCCGTGTGCCAGCCCCTTGGCTCGTGTTCACCAGCTCTTGTGGGGAATTGCCAGGGCTTGGCTTGGGAGGGCAACACCTCCCCACAAGGCCTGGCCAGGCCAGCATGGCTACACCCAGCCCTTGCCACCTCATCAGAAATGTATTCTGGATGATTTAAACCAAATCTGTGTCTGTGACTTGCACGTGTATTTACAATGTCTGATGGATCAATACACACAAAATCTCTCCCATATATTGTACACGGACACGTTGTCATGA
- the LOC116437154 gene encoding uncharacterized protein LOC116437154 isoform X2 produces MEGEQVILQCQISWKSPVTRIIFCKDGVQVHSLKAQQGQGNYVTFFPMARENAGTFTCGYQQKDNSNRVRNSALSAPTNLRVTGSGSSSQAGTFTDDITPTCLQTNYRDIMIGLVVISLLLLAATTYSFVRKGACRERCQRQQQVPSHEAKVTEDNEIQSGQAGAEQQHRIRPGEALPQPAPVAPARRVPRDNRPRRPLLSGTAPALGKWGWGVQLGLAWAWLCWPRAGSWEPWGCSCSCSSDHGLHLSLPTPTPTHHGTVGFSGLPAAPSGFVPVPRTLPCASPLARVHQLLWGIARAWLGRATPPHKAWPGQHGYTQPLPPHQKCILDDLNQICVCDLHVYLQCLMDQYTQNLSHILYTDTLS; encoded by the exons atg GAAGGAGAACAGGTCATATTGCAGTGCCAAATTTCTTGGAAATCTCCTGTCACCAGAATCATCTTCTGCAAGGACGGGGTGCAGGTGCACAGCCTGAAAGCCCAACAGGGACAGGGGAACTACGTCACCTTTTTCCCCATGGCAAGGGAGAACGCAGGGACATTCACATGTGGATACCAGCAGAAGGACAACAGCAACCGAGTGAGGAACTCTgccctcagtgctcccacaaACCTGAGGGTCACAG gcagcgggtccagctcccaggcagggacATTCACTGATG ATATCACTCCAACGTGCCTCCAGACCAATTACAGAGACATCATGATAGGGCTCGTGgtcatctctctcctccttctgGCTGCAACCACCTATTCTTTTGTGAGGAAAG ggGCCTGCAGAGAGAGATGCCAAAG gcagcagcaagtTCCCAGCCACGAGGCCAAAGTGACCGAGGACAATGAAATACAGT ccgggcaggcaggagctgaacagcagcacagaataCGCCCCGGTGAGGCCCTCCCGCAGCCAGCCCCGGTAGCTCCAGCACGGCGAGTGCCCCGGGACAATCGCCCACGCCGGCCTTTGCTctctggcacagctcctgcactgggaaaatggggctggggggtccaGCTGGGGCTTGCTTGGGCTTGGCTGTGCTGGCCaagggctggcagctgggagccttggggctgctcctgcagctgctcctctgaccATGGTCTccacctctcccttcccacccccactCCCACCCACCATGGCACAGTGGGGTTTTCAggcctccctgcagctcccagtgggtTTGTCCCCGTCCCCAGGACCCTGCCGTGTGCCAGCCCCTTGGCTCGTGTTCACCAGCTCTTGTGGGGAATTGCCAGGGCTTGGCTTGGGAGGGCAACACCTCCCCACAAGGCCTGGCCAGGCCAGCATGGCTACACCCAGCCCTTGCCACCTCATCAGAAATGTATTCTGGATGATTTAAACCAAATCTGTGTCTGTGACTTGCACGTGTATTTACAATGTCTGATGGATCAATACACACAAAATCTCTCCCATATATTGTACACGGACACGTTGTCATGA
- the LOC116437154 gene encoding uncharacterized protein LOC116437154 isoform X3, producing MAQDICSSPGHGDLPAPAFDVTPTAAKEGEQVILQCQISWKSPVTRIIFCKDGVQVHSLKAQQGQGNYVTFFPMARENAGTFTCGYQQKDNSNRVRNSALSAPTNLRVTGSGSSSQAGTFTDDITPTCLQTNYRDIMIGLVVISLLLLAATTYSFVRKGACRERCQRQQQVPSHEAKVTEDNEIQYSTIAHVGHNRPGRQELNSSTEYAPVRPSRSQPR from the exons atgGCCCAGGAcatctgcagctccccagggcatg GTgacctcccagctcctgcctttgacGTGACCCCCACTGCTGCAAAGGAAGGAGAACAGGTCATATTGCAGTGCCAAATTTCTTGGAAATCTCCTGTCACCAGAATCATCTTCTGCAAGGACGGGGTGCAGGTGCACAGCCTGAAAGCCCAACAGGGACAGGGGAACTACGTCACCTTTTTCCCCATGGCAAGGGAGAACGCAGGGACATTCACATGTGGATACCAGCAGAAGGACAACAGCAACCGAGTGAGGAACTCTgccctcagtgctcccacaaACCTGAGGGTCACAG gcagcgggtccagctcccaggcagggacATTCACTGATG ATATCACTCCAACGTGCCTCCAGACCAATTACAGAGACATCATGATAGGGCTCGTGgtcatctctctcctccttctgGCTGCAACCACCTATTCTTTTGTGAGGAAAG ggGCCTGCAGAGAGAGATGCCAAAG gcagcagcaagtTCCCAGCCACGAGGCCAAAGTGACCGAGGACAATGAAATACAGT ACTCCACCATCGCCCACGTTGGACACAACAGG ccgggcaggcaggagctgaacagcagcacagaataCGCCCCGGTGAGGCCCTCCCGCAGCCAGCCCCGGTAG